The following coding sequences lie in one Gorilla gorilla gorilla isolate KB3781 chromosome 5, NHGRI_mGorGor1-v2.1_pri, whole genome shotgun sequence genomic window:
- the IP6K3 gene encoding inositol hexakisphosphate kinase 3 — protein sequence MVVQNSADAGDMRAGVQLEPFLHQVGGHMSVMKYDEHTVCKPLVSREQRFYESLPLAMKRFTPQYKGTVTVHLWKDSTGHLSLVANPVKESQEPFKVSTESAAVAIWQTLQQTTGSNGSDCTLAQWPHAQLARSPKESPAKALLRSEPHLNTPAFSLVEDTNGNQIERKSFNPWGLHCHQAHLTRLCSEYPENKRHRFLLLENVVSQYTHPCVLDLKMGTRQHGDDASEEKKARHMRKCAQSTSACLGVRICGMQVYQTDKKYFLCKDKYYGRKLSVEGFRQALYQFLHNGSHLRRELLEPILHQLRALLSVIRSQSSYRFYSSSLLVIYDGQEPPERAPGSPHPHEAPQAAHSSSPGGLTKVDIRMIDFAHTTYKGSWNEHTTYDGPDPGYIFGLENLIRILQDIQEGE from the exons ATGGTTGTGCAAAATAGCGCAGACGCCGGGGACATGAGGGCAGGCGTGCAGCTGGAGCCCTTCCTGCACCAGGTCGGGGGGCACATGAGCGTGATGAAGTATGACGAGCATACGGTGTGCAAGCCCCTCGTCTCCCGGGAGCAGAGGTTCTATGAATCCCTGCCGCTGGCCATGAAGCGGTTCACCCCACAGTACAAAG GTACCGTCACAGTGCACCTCTGGAAAGACAGCACAGGCCATCTCAGCTTGGTTGCCAACCCAGTGAAGGAGAGCCAGGAGCCCTTCAAGGTCTCCACAGAGTCGGCGGCGGTGGCCATATGGCAGACGCTCCAGCAGACCACCGGCAGCAATGGCAGCGACTGCACCCTTGCCCAGTGGCCACATGCCCAGCTGGCACGCTCACCCAAGGAGAG CCCAGCCAAGGCTCTTCTGAGGTCCGAGCCCCACCTCAACACTCCAGCCTTCTCGCTGGTGGAAGACACTAACGGAAACCAGATTGAGAGGAAGAGCTTCAACCCGTGGGGCCTGCACTGCCACCAGGCCCACCTGACCCGCCTGTGCTCCGAGTACCCAGAGAACAAGCGGCATC GGTTCTTGTTGCTGGAAAATGTAGTGTCACAGTACACGCATCCCTGTGTCCTGGATCTGAAGATGGGGACCCGGCAGCACGGCGATGATGCGTCGGAGGAGAAGAAGGCCCGCCACATGAGGAAGTGTGCTCAGAGCACCTCAGCCTGCCTGGGTGTGCGCATCTGCGGCATGCAG GTTTATCAAACAGATAAGAAGTACTTTCTCTGCAAAGACAAGTACTATGGAAGAAAACTCTCAGTGGAGGGGTTCAGACAAGCCCTTTATCAGTTCCTACATAATGGAAGCCACCTCCGGAGGGAGCTCCTGGAGCCCATCCTGCACCAGCTCCGGGCCCTCCTCTCCGTCATTAGGAGCCAGAGTTCATACCGCTTCTACTCCAGCTCTCTCCTCGTCATCTATGATGGGCAGGAACCACCAGAAAGAGCCCCAGGCAGCCCGCATCCTCACGAGGCTCCCCAGGCAGCCCACAGTAGCTCTCCCGGTGGTCTCACCAAGGTTGACATCCGCATGATTGACTTTGCTCATACCACATATAAGGGCTCCTGGAATGAGCACACCACCTACGATGGACCAGACCCTGGCTATATTTTTGGCCTGGAAAACCTCATCAGGATCCTGCAGGATATCCAAGAGGGAGAATGA